From Panthera uncia isolate 11264 chromosome X, Puncia_PCG_1.0, whole genome shotgun sequence, the proteins below share one genomic window:
- the PRAF2 gene encoding PRA1 family protein 2 has product MSEVRLPPLRALDDFVLGSARLAAPDPYDRQRWCHRVINNLLYYQTNYLLCFGFALALAGYVRPLHTLLSALVVTVALGVLVWAAETQAAVRRCRRSHPAACLAAVLAFGLLVLWAAGSACTFLLGVAGPVLLILVHASLRLRNLKNKIENKIESIGLKRTPMGLLLEALGQEQEAGS; this is encoded by the exons ATGTCGGAGGTGCGGCTGCCACCGCTACGCGCCCTGGACGACTTCGTTCTGGGGTCGGCGCGTCTGGCGGCTCCGGATCCTTACGACCGGCAGCGATGGTGCCACCGCGTCATCAACAACCTCCTCTACTACCAAACCAACTACCTTCTGTGCTTCGGCTTCGCACTCGCTCTGGccgg GTACGTGCGCCCGCTGCATACCCTCCTAAGCGCGCTGGTAGTGACGGTGGCCCTTGGCGTGCTGGTGTGGGCGGCAGAGACTCAAGCAGCCGTGCGCCGTTGCCGCCGCAGCCACCCGGCCGCCTGCCTGGCCGCAGTGCTTGCCTTCGGCCTCCTTGTTCTCTGGGCCGCGGGCAGCGCTTGCACCTTCCTGCTAGGCGTCGCCGGACCTGTGCTTC TGATTCTGGTGCACGCCTCACTGCGCCTGCGGAACCTCAAGAACAAGATTGAGAACAAGATTGAGAGTATTGGTCTCAAGCGGACGCCAATGGGGCTGCTACTGGAGGCGCTGGGACAAGAGCAGGAGGCTGGATCGTAG
- the CCDC120 gene encoding coiled-coil domain-containing protein 120 isoform X1, which yields MEVKGQLISSPTFNASAALFGEAVPQMKSERLRGLLDRQRALQEALSLKLQELRKVCLQEAELTGQLPPECPLEPGERPQLVRRRPPAARAYPPPHPNPAHHSLCPAEELALEALEREVSVQQQIAAAARRLALAPELSIEQRRRRRQVQADALRRLHELEEQLGDLRARLGLPVLPPPQPLPLSTGAVITAQGVCLGTRLAQLSQEDVVLHSESSSLSESGASHDNEEPRSCFPLAERPSPPKAWDQLRTVSGGSPERRTPWKPPPSDLYGDLKSRRNSVASPTSPTRSLPRSASSFEGRSVPATPVLTRGAGPQLCKPEGLHSRQWSGSQDSQMGFPRADPASDRASLFAARTRRSNSSEALLVDRAAGGGAGSPPAPLAPPAAGPPVCKSSEVLYEHPQPTPAFSSRTSGPPDPPRAARPSSAAPASRGAPRLPPVCGDFLLDYSLDRGLPRSGGGAGWGELLPAAEVPGPLSRRDGLLTMLPGPPPVYAADGSSPLLRSKDPHTRATRTKPCGLPLEATEGPEVHPNPLLWMPPPTRIPPAGERSGHKNLALEGLRDWYIRNSGLAAGPQRRPVPPHMGPQHPPFLHARCYEVGQALYGAPSQAPLPHSRSFTAPPVSGRYGGCFY from the exons ATGGAAGTCAAAGGTCAGCTGATCAGCTCTCCCACCTTCAATGCCTCAG CTGCCCTGTTTGGAGAGGCTGTCCCCCAGATGAAGTCAGAGCGTCTGCGGGGGCTGCTCGACCGGCAGCGGGCCCTACAGGAGGCCCTGAGCCTGAAACTTCAGGAGCTCCGCAAAGTGTGTCTCCAGGAGGCG gagCTGACTGGCCAGCTGCCCCCCGAGTGCCCGCTGGAGCCTGGTGAACGGCCCCAGTTGGTCCGCCGGCGGCCCCCTGCGGCCCGAGCCTACCCTCCGCCGCACCCCAACCCAGCACACCACTCCTTGTGCCCTGCTGAG GAGCTGGCTCTTGAGGCGCTGGAGCGTGAGGTGTCTGTGCAGCAGCAGATTgcggccgccgcccgccgccTGGCCTTGGCCCCTGAGCTGAGCATCGAGCAGCGCCGGCGCCGGCGCCAGGTCCAGGCAGACGCGCTGCGGAGGCTGCATGAGCTGGAGGAACAGCTTGGGGACCTCCGGGCCCGCCTTGGCCTCCCGGTGCTCCCACCACCGCAGCCCCTACCCCTGTCCACAGGGGCAGTTATCACGGCCCAAGGAGTCTGCCTGGGCACACGCCTCGCTCAGCTCAGCCAAG AGGACGTAGTTCTGCACTCCGAGAGCAGCTCCCtgtcagagtctggagccagccATGATAATG AGGAGCCCCGCAGCTGCTTCCCTCTGGCTGAGCGCCCCTCGCCGCCCAAAGCCTGGGACCAACTGCGGACAGTGTCAGGGGGCAGCCCTGAGCGGCGAACCCCATGGAAACCACCGCCGTCAGATCTTTATGGGGATTTGAAGAGCCGGCGGAACTCTGTGGCCAGCCCCACCAG CCCCACACGCTCGCTGCCCAGGAGTGCCTCCAGTTTTGAGGGGCGAAGTGTGCCTGCCACCCCTGTCCTCACCCGGGGCGCTGGCCCCCAGCTCTGCAA ACCCGAAGGCCTCCATTCTCGCCAGTGGTCCGGCAGCCAGGACTCCCAAATGGGCTTCCCCCGGGCGGACCCGGCCTCCGACCGTGCCTCCCTCTTTGCAGCCCGCACCCGCCGCAGCAACAGCTCTGAAGCCCTGCTTGTGGACCGGGCGGCTGGCGGGGGAGCTGGCTCCCCGCCGGCGCCTCTGGCTCCCCCTGCCGCTGGCCCCCCGGTCTGCAAGAGCAGTGAGGTGCTATACGAGCACCCCCAACCAacccctgccttctcctcccGCACATCCGGCCCCCCAGACCCTCCCCGGGCTGCCCGGCCTAGCTCAGCTGCCCCCGCCTCCCGAGGGGCCCCCCGGCTCCCACCTGTGTGTGGGGACTTCCTCTTGGACTATTCCCTGGACCGGGGCCTGCCCCGCAGTGGTGGTGGGGCAGGCTGGGGGGAGCTGCTGCCTGCGGCTGAGGTCCCAGGACCCCTCTCCCGCCGGGATGGGCTCCTCACCATGCTTCCAGGTCCACCACCTGTATATGCAGCTGACGGCAGCAGCCCCCTCCTCCGCAGCAAGGATCCCCACACCCGTGCTACCCGCACCAAGCCCTGTGGCCTGCCCCTGGAGGCCACCGAGGGTCCAGAGGTGCATCCCAACCCTCTGCTGTGGATGCCCCCGCCCACCCGTATCCCCCCGGCTGGTGAGCGCAGTGGTCATAAGAACCTTGCCCTGGAGGGGCTGCGGGACTGGTACATCCGCAACTCGGGACTGGCCGCCGGGCCCCAGCGCCGGCCTGTTCCCCCCCACATGGGCCCGCAACACCCACCCTTCCTCCATGCCCGCTGCTATGAGGTGGGCCAGGCGCTGTATGGGGCCCCCAGCCAGGCGCCGCTCCCGCACTCGAGGAGTTTCACGGCACCCCCTGTCTCCGGCAGGTATGGGGGGTGCTTTTACTGA
- the CCDC120 gene encoding coiled-coil domain-containing protein 120 isoform X2, translated as MEVKGQLISSPTFNASAALFGEAVPQMKSERLRGLLDRQRALQEALSLKLQELRKVCLQEAELTGQLPPECPLEPGERPQLVRRRPPAARAYPPPHPNPAHHSLCPAEELALEALEREVSVQQQIAAAARRLALAPELSIEQRRRRRQVQADALRRLHELEEQLGDLRARLGLPVLPPPQPLPLSTGAVITAQGVCLGTRLAQLSQEDVVLHSESSSLSESGASHDNEEPRSCFPLAERPSPPKAWDQLRTVSGGSPERRTPWKPPPSDLYGDLKSRRNSVASPTSPTRSLPRSASSFEGRSVPATPVLTRGAGPQLCKPEGLHSRQWSGSQDSQMGFPRADPASDRASLFAARTRRSNSSEALLVDRAAGGGAGSPPAPLAPPAAGPPVCKSSEVLYEHPQPTPAFSSRTSGPPDPPRAARPSSAAPASRGAPRLPPVCGDFLLDYSLDRGLPRSGGGAGWGELLPAAEVPGPLSRRDGLLTMLPGPPPVYAADGSSPLLRSKDPHTRATRTKPCGLPLEATEGPEVHPNPLLWMPPPTRIPPAGERSGHKNLALEGLRDWYIRNSGLAAGPQRRPVPPHMGPQHPPFLHARCYEVGQALYGAPSQAPLPHSRSFTAPPVSGRYYADFLYAPELSARLSDLTLEGEQSSSSDPQTPGTLV; from the exons ATGGAAGTCAAAGGTCAGCTGATCAGCTCTCCCACCTTCAATGCCTCAG CTGCCCTGTTTGGAGAGGCTGTCCCCCAGATGAAGTCAGAGCGTCTGCGGGGGCTGCTCGACCGGCAGCGGGCCCTACAGGAGGCCCTGAGCCTGAAACTTCAGGAGCTCCGCAAAGTGTGTCTCCAGGAGGCG gagCTGACTGGCCAGCTGCCCCCCGAGTGCCCGCTGGAGCCTGGTGAACGGCCCCAGTTGGTCCGCCGGCGGCCCCCTGCGGCCCGAGCCTACCCTCCGCCGCACCCCAACCCAGCACACCACTCCTTGTGCCCTGCTGAG GAGCTGGCTCTTGAGGCGCTGGAGCGTGAGGTGTCTGTGCAGCAGCAGATTgcggccgccgcccgccgccTGGCCTTGGCCCCTGAGCTGAGCATCGAGCAGCGCCGGCGCCGGCGCCAGGTCCAGGCAGACGCGCTGCGGAGGCTGCATGAGCTGGAGGAACAGCTTGGGGACCTCCGGGCCCGCCTTGGCCTCCCGGTGCTCCCACCACCGCAGCCCCTACCCCTGTCCACAGGGGCAGTTATCACGGCCCAAGGAGTCTGCCTGGGCACACGCCTCGCTCAGCTCAGCCAAG AGGACGTAGTTCTGCACTCCGAGAGCAGCTCCCtgtcagagtctggagccagccATGATAATG AGGAGCCCCGCAGCTGCTTCCCTCTGGCTGAGCGCCCCTCGCCGCCCAAAGCCTGGGACCAACTGCGGACAGTGTCAGGGGGCAGCCCTGAGCGGCGAACCCCATGGAAACCACCGCCGTCAGATCTTTATGGGGATTTGAAGAGCCGGCGGAACTCTGTGGCCAGCCCCACCAG CCCCACACGCTCGCTGCCCAGGAGTGCCTCCAGTTTTGAGGGGCGAAGTGTGCCTGCCACCCCTGTCCTCACCCGGGGCGCTGGCCCCCAGCTCTGCAA ACCCGAAGGCCTCCATTCTCGCCAGTGGTCCGGCAGCCAGGACTCCCAAATGGGCTTCCCCCGGGCGGACCCGGCCTCCGACCGTGCCTCCCTCTTTGCAGCCCGCACCCGCCGCAGCAACAGCTCTGAAGCCCTGCTTGTGGACCGGGCGGCTGGCGGGGGAGCTGGCTCCCCGCCGGCGCCTCTGGCTCCCCCTGCCGCTGGCCCCCCGGTCTGCAAGAGCAGTGAGGTGCTATACGAGCACCCCCAACCAacccctgccttctcctcccGCACATCCGGCCCCCCAGACCCTCCCCGGGCTGCCCGGCCTAGCTCAGCTGCCCCCGCCTCCCGAGGGGCCCCCCGGCTCCCACCTGTGTGTGGGGACTTCCTCTTGGACTATTCCCTGGACCGGGGCCTGCCCCGCAGTGGTGGTGGGGCAGGCTGGGGGGAGCTGCTGCCTGCGGCTGAGGTCCCAGGACCCCTCTCCCGCCGGGATGGGCTCCTCACCATGCTTCCAGGTCCACCACCTGTATATGCAGCTGACGGCAGCAGCCCCCTCCTCCGCAGCAAGGATCCCCACACCCGTGCTACCCGCACCAAGCCCTGTGGCCTGCCCCTGGAGGCCACCGAGGGTCCAGAGGTGCATCCCAACCCTCTGCTGTGGATGCCCCCGCCCACCCGTATCCCCCCGGCTGGTGAGCGCAGTGGTCATAAGAACCTTGCCCTGGAGGGGCTGCGGGACTGGTACATCCGCAACTCGGGACTGGCCGCCGGGCCCCAGCGCCGGCCTGTTCCCCCCCACATGGGCCCGCAACACCCACCCTTCCTCCATGCCCGCTGCTATGAGGTGGGCCAGGCGCTGTATGGGGCCCCCAGCCAGGCGCCGCTCCCGCACTCGAGGAGTTTCACGGCACCCCCTGTCTCCGGCAG ATACTACGCGGATTTCCTGTATGCTCCGGAGCTGAGCGCTCGTTTAAGTGACCTGACGCTAGAGGGGGAGCAGTCCTCCAGTTCTGACCCCCAGACCCCGGGGACACTGGTCTGA
- the WDR45 gene encoding WD repeat domain phosphoinositide-interacting protein 4 isoform X2 produces the protein MPCPYLWSACYKPVLIWDDAREGKDSKDKLVLEFTFTKPVLAVRMRHDKIVIVLRNRIYVYSFPDNPRKLFEFDTRDNPKGLCDLCPSLEKQLLVFPGHKCGSLQLVDLASTKPGTSSAPFTINAHQSEVACVSLNQPGTVVASASQKGTLIRLFDTQSKEKLVELRRGTDPATLYCINFSHDSSFLCASSDKGTVHIFALKDTRLNRRSALARVGKVGPMIGQYVDSQWSLASFTVPAESACICAFGRNTSKNVNSVIAICVDGTFHKYVFTPDGNCNREAFDVYLDICDDDDF, from the exons ATGCCATGTCCTTACCTATGGAGCGCTTGCTATAAGCCTG TGCTGATCTGGGACGATGCCCGGGAGGGCAAGGACTCCAAGGACAAGCTGGTGCTGGAGTTCACCTTCACCAAGCCAGTGCTGGCTGTGCGCATGCGCCATGACAA AATTGTGATCGTGCTGAGGAACCGCATCTACGTGTATTCCTTTCCCGACAACCCCCGAAAGCTGTTCGAGTTTGATACCCGGGACAACCCCAAGG GGCTCTGTGACCTCTGCCCCAGCCTGGAGAAGCAACTGCTGGTGTTCCCAGGACACAAGTGTGGGAGTCTGCAACTTGTG GACCTGGCGAGCACAAAGCCTGGCACTTCATCTGCTCCATTTACGATCAATGCACATCAGAGTGAAGTGGCCTGTGTGTctctgaaccagccaggcactgtAGTGGCCTCGGCCTCTCAGAAAGGCACCCTTATTCGCCTCTTTGACACGCAATCCAAGGAGAAACTGGTGGAATTGCGCCGAGGCACTGACCCTGCCACTCTCTACTG CATCAACTTCAGCCATGACTCCTCCTTCCTCTGCGCTTCCAGTGATAAGGGCACGGTCCATATCTTTGCTCTCAAAGATACCCGCCTCAACCGTCGCTCCGC GCTGGCTCGTGTGGGCAAGGTGGGGCCTATGATTGGGCAGTACGTGGACTCTCAGTGGAGCCTGGCGAGCTTCACCGTGCCTGCCGAGTCAGCCTGCATCTGCGCCTTCGGTCGCAATACTTCCAAGAACGTCAACTCTGTCATTG CTATCTGCGTAGATGGGACCTTCCACAAATATGTCTTCACTCCTGATGGAAACTGCAACAGAGAGGCTTTCGATGTGTACCTCGACATCTGTGACGACGATGACTTTTAA
- the WDR45 gene encoding WD repeat domain phosphoinositide-interacting protein 4 isoform X1, with product MTQQPLRGVTSLRFNQDQSCFCCAMETGVRIYNVEPLMEKGHLDHEQVGSMGLVEMLHRSNLLALVGGGSSPKFSEISVLIWDDAREGKDSKDKLVLEFTFTKPVLAVRMRHDKIVIVLRNRIYVYSFPDNPRKLFEFDTRDNPKGLCDLCPSLEKQLLVFPGHKCGSLQLVDLASTKPGTSSAPFTINAHQSEVACVSLNQPGTVVASASQKGTLIRLFDTQSKEKLVELRRGTDPATLYCINFSHDSSFLCASSDKGTVHIFALKDTRLNRRSALARVGKVGPMIGQYVDSQWSLASFTVPAESACICAFGRNTSKNVNSVIAICVDGTFHKYVFTPDGNCNREAFDVYLDICDDDDF from the exons ATGACTCAGCAGCCACTTCGAGGAGTGACCAGTCTGCGTTTCAACCAAGACCAAA gctgcttTTGCTGCGCCATGGAGACAGGTGTGCGCATCTACAATGTGGAGCCATTGATggagaaggggcatctgg ACCATGAGCAGGTGGGCAGCATGGGCCTGGTGGAAATGCTGCACCGCTCCAACCTGCTGGCCCTGGTGGGTGGTGGTAGCAGCCCCAAGTTCTCAGAGATCTCAG TGCTGATCTGGGACGATGCCCGGGAGGGCAAGGACTCCAAGGACAAGCTGGTGCTGGAGTTCACCTTCACCAAGCCAGTGCTGGCTGTGCGCATGCGCCATGACAA AATTGTGATCGTGCTGAGGAACCGCATCTACGTGTATTCCTTTCCCGACAACCCCCGAAAGCTGTTCGAGTTTGATACCCGGGACAACCCCAAGG GGCTCTGTGACCTCTGCCCCAGCCTGGAGAAGCAACTGCTGGTGTTCCCAGGACACAAGTGTGGGAGTCTGCAACTTGTG GACCTGGCGAGCACAAAGCCTGGCACTTCATCTGCTCCATTTACGATCAATGCACATCAGAGTGAAGTGGCCTGTGTGTctctgaaccagccaggcactgtAGTGGCCTCGGCCTCTCAGAAAGGCACCCTTATTCGCCTCTTTGACACGCAATCCAAGGAGAAACTGGTGGAATTGCGCCGAGGCACTGACCCTGCCACTCTCTACTG CATCAACTTCAGCCATGACTCCTCCTTCCTCTGCGCTTCCAGTGATAAGGGCACGGTCCATATCTTTGCTCTCAAAGATACCCGCCTCAACCGTCGCTCCGC GCTGGCTCGTGTGGGCAAGGTGGGGCCTATGATTGGGCAGTACGTGGACTCTCAGTGGAGCCTGGCGAGCTTCACCGTGCCTGCCGAGTCAGCCTGCATCTGCGCCTTCGGTCGCAATACTTCCAAGAACGTCAACTCTGTCATTG CTATCTGCGTAGATGGGACCTTCCACAAATATGTCTTCACTCCTGATGGAAACTGCAACAGAGAGGCTTTCGATGTGTACCTCGACATCTGTGACGACGATGACTTTTAA
- the WDR45 gene encoding WD repeat domain phosphoinositide-interacting protein 4 isoform X3, whose product MTQQPLRGVTSLRFNQDQSCFCCAMETGVRIYNVEPLMEKGHLDHEQVGSMGLVEMLHRSNLLALVGGGSSPKFSEISVLIWDDAREGKDSKDKLVLEFTFTKPVLAVRMRHDKIVIVLRNRIYVYSFPDNPRKLFEFDTRDNPKGLCDLCPSLEKQLLVFPGHKCGSLQLVDLASTKPGTSSAPFTINAHQSEVACVSLNQPGTVVASASQKGTLIRLFDTQSKEKLVELRRGTDPATLYCINFSHDSSFLCASSDKGTVHIFALKDTRLNRRSAYLRRWDLPQICLHS is encoded by the exons ATGACTCAGCAGCCACTTCGAGGAGTGACCAGTCTGCGTTTCAACCAAGACCAAA gctgcttTTGCTGCGCCATGGAGACAGGTGTGCGCATCTACAATGTGGAGCCATTGATggagaaggggcatctgg ACCATGAGCAGGTGGGCAGCATGGGCCTGGTGGAAATGCTGCACCGCTCCAACCTGCTGGCCCTGGTGGGTGGTGGTAGCAGCCCCAAGTTCTCAGAGATCTCAG TGCTGATCTGGGACGATGCCCGGGAGGGCAAGGACTCCAAGGACAAGCTGGTGCTGGAGTTCACCTTCACCAAGCCAGTGCTGGCTGTGCGCATGCGCCATGACAA AATTGTGATCGTGCTGAGGAACCGCATCTACGTGTATTCCTTTCCCGACAACCCCCGAAAGCTGTTCGAGTTTGATACCCGGGACAACCCCAAGG GGCTCTGTGACCTCTGCCCCAGCCTGGAGAAGCAACTGCTGGTGTTCCCAGGACACAAGTGTGGGAGTCTGCAACTTGTG GACCTGGCGAGCACAAAGCCTGGCACTTCATCTGCTCCATTTACGATCAATGCACATCAGAGTGAAGTGGCCTGTGTGTctctgaaccagccaggcactgtAGTGGCCTCGGCCTCTCAGAAAGGCACCCTTATTCGCCTCTTTGACACGCAATCCAAGGAGAAACTGGTGGAATTGCGCCGAGGCACTGACCCTGCCACTCTCTACTG CATCAACTTCAGCCATGACTCCTCCTTCCTCTGCGCTTCCAGTGATAAGGGCACGGTCCATATCTTTGCTCTCAAAGATACCCGCCTCAACCGTCGCTCCGC CTATCTGCGTAGATGGGACCTTCCACAAATATGTCTTCACTCCTGA